The Comamonas testosteroni genome contains the following window.
TGGGCGGTTTCCCAGTTTTGTGAATCGGTTGAGGGTGGATGCACGGATATTGAGGCCGCTCACACGAGCCTGGCCATCACTTTCTCAGAAACAATTTATCCCCGTCTCCACGAGTGCCCTCAGCGGTAGCCGCTCCAGTGTTTCCAGATAGCACGGTCAAGCTGCTAGCACGCCTTGACAGCCTCGTTGCGATGCGCATGCGCGAATGCTGCCCTTTCCTCTGCCGTGCAACCTTGAGGAAGGGATGATGGTGATGGCTCCTCGCCTATGACAGGCCTCGTGCACATATTGCGTTTTGTACGCTGCATCGCCCGTGAAGCTGGCAACCGTTTCATGGCTCGGCTTTTGGGCGAGTAGCTCGGCAGCTACTGGTGAATCGCCCACTACGTGGTGGTCACGGGCTCGAATCTGCAAAGTATCAGCATCACAGCCCAGATGCACTTTTGCGCCATTGACGGCGCCGCTCAGCACCGCGCTTCTTGGTTTTCCACGCACCGTCACCAGAAACTGAATGCCTGCGCGTGTTGATTTCTGGTGCTCACGGTCAGGAGCAGACTGCTCTGAAGTACCTATCAGGGCTTGGATTTGCTTTTACGTTCGGCTAAAGCAGCAGGAGTCGGACCATCTAGTGCTTCAAAAAACTCCGACGGCTGCAGATTCAAGGTCGCAATGATCTTGAGGATGTTGATCAAGGCCAAATTGTGCTCACCTCTTTCTATCCCCCCGATGTAGCTGCGATCAATGCCGCATGCATCGCCAAATGCCTCCTGTGAGTAGCCACACGCTTTTCTTCTAGCTCTTACG
Protein-coding sequences here:
- a CDS encoding helix-turn-helix transcriptional regulator → MKLNPVDSFHAEQHHQEMVRAKESLKNKVPELVRFGEAVRARRKACGYSQEAFGDACGIDRSYIGGIERGEHNLALINILKIIATLNLQPSEFFEALDGPTPAALAERKSKSKP